Below is a window of Geomonas oryzisoli DNA.
CGCGCCGGTCGGGAGCACCTGCACCATCGTGGCGTCGCTCTACGAGGAGCACGAGGTGGAGCCCCCCGCGCAGATCGCGGCACTCTTGCTGGCAGGGATCCTCTCCGACACGGTGATCCTCAAGTCCCCGACCACGACGCCGAAGGACCGCGCCACCGTGGCGCGGCTTGCCGCCGTCGCGGGGCTCGACTGGGAGGCCTTCGGCGCCGAGATCTTCGCCGCGTCCGGGGCGCTCTCAGGCTACGGCAGCCCCGAGCGCGTGGTCGGTTCCGACTTCAAGCTCTTCAGCCAGGGCGAGCTCACCTTCGGCGTCGGCCAGGTCGAGGTGTTCGGCTTCGGCGAGTTCAACGAGATGAAGGCCGAGCTGCGCCAGGCGCTTGCGGCGCGGCGTGAAAAGGAAGGTCTGGAGCTCGCCGGGCTCATGGTCACCGACATCTCCACCGAGAGCACCATGTTCCTCATGGAGGGGGGGCAGGCCTTCACCAGGTTCATGGGGTACCCGCAGCCCGAGCCGCACGTCTTCGAGATGAAGGGCGTCATGTCGCGCAAGAAGCAGCTGGTGCCGCACATGATCAAGGTGCTGGGAGGACGCTAGATGAAGAAATTCCTGGATCGGATCGCGCAAGGGGTGTTGATCGGCGACGGCGCCATCGGCACCATGCTCTACGCAAAGGGGGTGGCGCCGGAGGCGAACTTCGAGCACCTGAACCTGGTGCGCCCGGAGTTGGTGCTGGAGCTGCACCGCGAGTACCTGGCCGCCGGTGCGCAGGTCATCGAGACCAACACCTTCGGTGCCAACTGCGCCAAGCTATCCGCCATCGGACTCGGAGGGAAGGTCGCCGAGATCAACCGCAAGGGCGCCCAGCTCGCCAGGCGCGCCGCCGACGGGCAGGACGTCTTCGTGGCGGGCTCCATCGGCCCACTGGGACGCGGCAAGAGTGAGCTGTCGCCGGAGCAGGTCGCCGACTGCTTCCGGGTACAATCGGCGGCGCTCGCCGAGGGCGGGGTGGATCTCCTGATCCTGGAGACCTTCTCCGAACTGGACGAACTGCTGACCGCTCTGGCGGCGGCCAAGGAGATCGGTCTCCCCGTGGTGGCGAACCTCGCTTTCGGGGAGGGGGGGCGCCTTCCCGGAGGAGCCTCCGCCGAGGGGGCCGCGCGTGCGCTCGCCGCCGCCGGCGCAGACGTCGTGGGTGCCAACTGCGGCGCCGGGCCGCTGGAACTGCTGGCGACCGTGAAGCGGATCGCGGCCGCCTGTTCGCTGCCGCTGGCCGCCTATCCCAACAGCGGCTTCCCCGAGTACATCGACGGCCGCTACATCTACCGCACCACCCCGGAGTACTTCGCGGATCGCGCCGAGGAGCTGGTCGCCGCCGGTGCCTCCCTGGTCGGCGGCTGCTGCGGCACCACGCCGGAGCATATCCGCGCCATGACCGCAAGGATGCAGGGGAGCCTGAATTTTACCCTCGCCCTCCGGGAGAGGGTGCCCGAAGGGCGGGTGAGGGCGCTGCCACAAAGCGAGAGTATTGCCGTCAGCGAAGCCCTCACCCCCAGCCCCTCTCCCGCCTGCGGACCGAAGCCCTACGGTGGGCGAAGGCCCGAAGGGCGAGGGGAGCTTCAGGCAGGTTTCCTCGCCCATTGGGGCACCGAACCGGTGATCACGGTCGAGCTCGACCCGCCCAAGGGGCTCGATTGCGCCCGTGTGCTGG
It encodes the following:
- a CDS encoding bifunctional homocysteine S-methyltransferase/methylenetetrahydrofolate reductase; protein product: MKKFLDRIAQGVLIGDGAIGTMLYAKGVAPEANFEHLNLVRPELVLELHREYLAAGAQVIETNTFGANCAKLSAIGLGGKVAEINRKGAQLARRAADGQDVFVAGSIGPLGRGKSELSPEQVADCFRVQSAALAEGGVDLLILETFSELDELLTALAAAKEIGLPVVANLAFGEGGRLPGGASAEGAARALAAAGADVVGANCGAGPLELLATVKRIAAACSLPLAAYPNSGFPEYIDGRYIYRTTPEYFADRAEELVAAGASLVGGCCGTTPEHIRAMTARMQGSLNFTLALRERVPEGRVRALPQSESIAVSEALTPSPSPACGPKPYGGRRPEGRGELQAGFLAHWGTEPVITVELDPPKGLDCARVLAGSRALKEAGAHAINLAENPLARVRMGNLALASLIRREVGIEVIAHVTCRDRNLIGMQSELMGASLMGVTSILAVTGDPASLGDEAGASSVFDLNSFTLIKLLSDLNSGVNALGNPIGSGTGFTIGAAFNPNTQNMEVQVRRLVKKVANGARFAQTQPIYDIARFEEMMEQTAHLGIPILSGVLPLVSGRNAEFLHNEVPGIVIPEEIRKRMAGKSGDEGVAEGLAIAREFIERASAKAGGFYLIPPFGKYEIAVELVRYIKDLRRPQEIP